In Nocardioides daphniae, the DNA window CCGGGGAGCCAACGAAGCCGGCGGAACCGAGCCCCTCAATCGGTGAACGGGTATTCGTGCAGGACCACGGCGACTCCTGGACGTCGACGACGGCTGTGGCGGTCTTGAACGGCGCCCCGGGCCAACTGGTCCTTCGCAGCTTCGCCCGGCCCGACCCCGAACAACTGTTCGTCATCGAACGGTTGGGCGATCTCCTCGGGACGGCGCTCGCGGACGCGCAGGTGCACGAGCGCCACCGCCGACGCGCCCACGAACTCGATGCAGCCAATAACGAGATGGCGCGCACCGTCGCGGCGCTGCAGCACCGTGAGGGGTGCTTGAGGAGTTCGCCCGACTATCCACGACCGGGACTGAGCTCGACGTGGCTACTTCACTCAGCCGGCTCACTGGCTCCGCTGTCGTGCTGCGGGACAGATTCGGGCACGAGACGACCCGGATCACGGTTGCCGGCCGGTACCAACCGGTCCTCGAGCGAACCTCGCTCGAGGAGGTCATCGGCGGACGCCCCGAACTCGGCACGATCGAAGTGGAGGTGCCACCGGACAAAGACCGAGACGACGCATCATTCGCTCTGCGGTACGCGGGCGTCGCACTGGGGCTGCTGAGGGCTAAGGCCGCAGCGATGAATGAACTGGAGAACCGACTGAGTCGAGACCTCCTCGACGACCTTCTTGGAGGGCTCCCGGCTGACGTTGCCGTGGACCGGGCATCCGCTCAGAGCCACGACCTTGGCGTTCCGCACGACCTGATCGTGTCCGCGTGGTCCTCCGAGCGGGGTCACCGCGGGCACGACCGCGACGTCGATCACCTCCGGATGGCCATGGCTCGTCAGCGGCTGCCCTGCTTGGTAGGCCGGAACCAGGGGCTGGTGGTCGCTCTCACCCATCGAGGTGTCGACATCGGCCGCTTGTTCGACGACTTGTCCCACGGTTACGGCGACACCAAGGGTGTGATCGCCAAGGGGGAGCCGGCCAACTCGCCGGAACAGATCCCACGTGCGTATGAGCAAGCCCAACGAGCACTCAGGGCTCGTCAGCAGTCCCACATCCGTATGGCTTCATCGCCTACGCCGACTTGGGAGTAGACCGGCTGCTCGCCCTCGACGGCAACGCTGAGGAGGTCGAGCGCCTCATCAGGGACTGGCTCGGCGACCTATTGAGCTACGACCGCCGCCACGGCACCGAGCTCGTCCCCACGCTAGCGGCCTACCTTGACCACGGGGGCAAGTACGCCGACACGTCAACGACGCTCGCCATCCACCGCAACACGCTGCGCTACCGAATCAGCCGCATCACCGAGATCTCGGGCCACGACCTCAACGACGTCGAGGCGCAACTCAACCTCCACCTGGCGACACGCGCGTGGCGACTGCGCCAAGCCCCCGTCGGCGAGCCCCTGCGAAACGCCGTCCGATGAGGTACCCCCAAGCCGTAGGTGCGAGAGTCTGCGCGGCGATGGCACTGGACGATCAGGAGTCGTCGACCGGGCCGATCGCCGGGTGGTGCCAGAGTTCCCAGCTGGTGTGCAGCAAGCAGACGAGGGTTAGCCCGGCGAGCGCCGCCGAAGCAGGCGCCACCACCGCGACCGGGATCAGCGAAGCAGCCCCCACTGCGGCCACCAGGCGACCGGTGGCGAGCTGGTGGTGGTCGCGCCATCGGTAGGCGACGTCGCCGACGTAGAACATCGCGACGCCACCGGCCAGGGCGACGGCCGGCAACAAGTGGAGTGGTTCCCCCGGTGCCGCGACTGCTTCGTGCACCCCGAGAGCGAAGAACACCACCCCGGCCACGAGCGGCAGATGAAGGTAGCTGTAGGAGTCGCGCGCAAGCCTTGACCGCTCCCGATCAGTGGTGCCGCGCAGCCGTCGTTCGGCACCGCCGCGCAGATAACCGAAGTAGGACCACCACAGACCGGCCGCGATCAGCACGGCGAGGAGGACGGCCGTCACCACACTCGGGCGCGGAAGATCGGCTTCGGCGCCAGCGCCTACCCCGACGATCGCCTCACCCAGCGCGATGATGATGATCAGCCCGTGCCGCTCCACGAAGTAGGCAGGTGTCACGCTCCAACCGGTGGTCCCGACCAGGACCGGCCCCGACAGATCCATCACCGCGGCGACGATCCACAGCAACTCTCGTTCTGGTGTGTCGAAGAACGCCGCGGCCACCAGCACTGCCGGGCCGGCGAGCAGGGTGGGGACTAGTCGCAGCGCGGCCGAACCCACGTCCGCCTCGCCCCGCACGTCAAGAGCCAGCAGCACGACGTGGATCAGTCGGACCGCCAGGAATGCAAGCGCAAAGACCAGCGCCCGCGCGCCGAACGCCTGCGGCAGCGCGACCGCGGCCATCAGCATGGCCGCCATCGCGAGAAAGAGCAGCAGGCGAGGCCCGGGTCCGTCGTGGTCGGAGGTGTTCGTCAGCCAGGCGTAGCAGGCCCACGCCCACCACACAGCAGCGAGCGCCAGAATCCCGCGGCCGAACCCCGCCCAGGAGATGTCCGCGAGCATCAGGACAGTGACCTGCGACATCGCGTAGACGAAGACCAGGTCGAAGAACAACTCCAGCGTTCCGACCGACCGATCTGCTGTGTCTTCGGCTGCTTGCTCATCCGCATTGCCGAGACCATCGTCACGCATACGGTGCTCCTCACCCACTCGCCGACCTTGATGCTTGCGTACACCAACTCACAGTGGGCTTCGGAGGGCGGGCCCGTTTCGCCGTGGGAGTCTCAAGCACTCTTCGGGGAACGCGATACTTTGTTGTAGAGCAAACCGGGAGCGACCGACAGGGGCAGCACGTGACCACCGATGCGACCGATGGCTTTGTGCGTGTCCGCGGTGCCAATGAGAACAACCTGCGCAACATTGACGTGGACATTCCTCGCAACGTGATGGTGGCGTTCACCGGGATCTCTGGGTCGGGGAAGTCGTCGCTGGCCTTCGGAACGCTGTACGCCGAGGCGCAGCGCCGCTACTTCGAGTCGGTCGCGCCCTACGCGCGCCGGCTGCTGCAGCAGGTCGGCGCCCCGCACGTCCAGGAGATCACCGACCTGCCGCCTGCGGTCGCGCTTCAGCAGCGCCGGGGCGCGGCCACCTCGCGCTCGTCGGTCGGCACCATCACCACGCTGTCCAACCTGCTGCGGATCCTCTACTCGCGGGCCGGCGACTACCCGGCCGGCGCCCAACACCTCGCGGCCGAGGCCTTCTCGCCCAACACCGTCGCTGGCGCGTGCCTGCGCTGCCACGGCCTGGGCGTCGTCCACGACGTCACCGAGGAGCTGCTCGTCCCGGACCCGTCACTGAGCATTCGTGAAGGGGCGATCGCCGCCTGGCCGGGCGCGTGGCAGGGCGCCAACCTGCGCAGCATCGTGATGGGGCTCGGCATCGACGTCGACAAGCCGTGGCACAGTCTCAGGAAGCGGGACCGCGACTGGCTGCTGTTCACCGACGAGCAGCCCTCGGTGCTCATCGAGCCGGAACCAGGTCGCGTCGACCACGGCTACTACGGGAAGTTCTGGAGCGCGCGCAAGCACGTCATGCACGTGCTGGCCGACTCCACGAGCGAGCGGATGCGCGAGCGAGCCGGGCGGTTCGTGGAGGAAGCGCCCTGCCCGGACTGCCAGGGCAGTGGACTGCGGCCCGAGGCCCTCGCGGTGACCTTCCGCGGGTGTTCGATCGCCGAGGTCAACGACCTACCCTTCACAGCGCTGGTGGCTCTGCTGCGTCCGGTCGCTGAGCGGCCCGCGGGTGCCGACGAGGTCGCGGCGCGGATCTGCACTGACCTGGTCGCCCGCGTCGAGGTGCTACTCGATCTGGGCCTGGGTTACCTCAGCCTGGGACGGAACTCGACGACGCTGTCGCCCGGAGAGGCGCAGCGCCTGCGGATCGCCACCCAGCTGCGTTCGGGTCTGTTCGGAGTCGTCTACGTCCTCGATGAGCCTTCCGCCGGCCTGCACCCGGCCGACGCGGAGCCGCTGCTGGATGTCCTGGACCGCCTCAAGGCGTCCGGCAACACACTGTTCGTCGTGGAGCACGACCTCGACGTCGTACGACGAGCAGACTGGGTCGTCGACATCGGCCCCGGTGCGGGCGAGGCCGGAGGCCGAGTGCTCTACAGCGGCCCTGTCGCGGGCCTCGAGGATGTCACGGAGTCGGCCACCAGCGCCTACCTGTTCGGTCGCGCCGAGCGGCTCGTGCACGACGCGCGCCCCCCGCAGGGCTGGCTGCGGCTGGACGGAGCAAACAAGAACAACCTGCGCGACCTGTCCGTCGACATCCCGCTCTGCGTCCTGACCGCCGTCACCGGGGTGTCCGGCTCCGGCAAGTCGACCCTGGTCACCCAGGTCCTGGCCGAGGACCCGACTGCCCTTGAGTCGTTCGACCGACTGGTACTAGTCGACCAGCGCCCGATCGGCCGGACGCCGCGGTCCAACCTCGCGACGTACACGGGGATGTTCGACGCCGTGCGGAAGCTGTACGCCGCCACGGACGCGGCCCGGGCCCGCGGCTACGGCGCCGGCCGCTTCTCCTTCAACGTCCCCGCGGGCCGGTGCGAGACCTGTCAGGGCGAGGGTTTCGTCTCCGTCGAACTGCTCTTCCTGCCTGGCACCTACGCACCATGCCCGACGTGCCACGGCGATCGCTACAACTCCGAGACGCTCGAGATCACCTACCGCGACAAGAACATCGCGGAGGTCCTCGCACTGACCGTCGACGATGCCGCGACGTTCCTCGCCGACGTGCCGGCCGCCGTACGCAGCCTTCGGTCGCTGCGCGAGGTGGGCTTGGGCTATCTGCGACTGGGACAGCCTGCGACCGAGCTGAGCGGCGGTGAGGCACAACGCATCAAGCTCGCTACCGAGCTCCAGCGCGCGCACCGAGGCCATACGCTCTACCTGCTCGACGAACCCACCTCAGGACTGCACCCCGCCGACACCGCGCTCCTGCTGCGTCAGCTGCACCGGCTAGTCGACGCCGGCAACACGGTGGTTCTCGTCGAGCACAACCTCGACGCGATCGCCACAGCCGACTGGGTCATCGACCTCGGCCCGGGCGGAGGAGACGCCGGCGGTCGGGTCGTCGCGACCGGCACGCCGGCCGACATCGCGAGGGCCGAGGGCAGCGCGACCGCGCCCTACCTCTCGCGGCGGCTCGAGCGGACATGAGCTGGGTGCGGGCGGCCGGTGTGCCGTCAGGCTGCCGCGCGGGTTCGGAGGCATCACGCCAAGAAGAATCCGTAGATGTCATGAAAGATGAAGGCATGACTGTGTATCTCGCTTGGACCTCGGAGAACCTGCCTGACCTGGAGGGGCGTGGCACGAGGCTCGGCTTGTGGCGCCCGGGCTGGTCGCCGTGGACAGCACCGAATCGCTGTCAGCGGTCTATCACGCCATCAAGTGGTCCCTGGAGGGTGAGGCTTCGCTGATCGTGGTCCCCGTGCACCAGACGCCCAAGTCGCGGGGCATGGCTGCTGGCACCACTAGGTGGTTGCGTCAGCGGACTGCAAGGCAACCGCCCGGTGCGAACATCCGGGGCGTCACGTCATCCGATTGAGCTGTCCAGGCTCCCAGACCACGAGGGCTGCCAGGTTGGCTCTCCCATCTCAGGGAACGAGGATTCACATAGGTGGGTGATGGACACGGGAAGATTGAGACCGGGGAGCGGCGCCCGCAACCGGGAAGACCCCGCGCGGACGCCCCTGCCCCGGGGACGCCGCCCGATCAGCGAACCTCAGTTGGCGTAACCCGACCTCGAGTTCGCGCCGAGCGTGCTGCGTGTCGCAAGACCAGTCCAGACGACGCGTCCGCCTGGGAACGGAGCGACAATGGGCACGTAGTTCACGCTCAAGGCAACGTCGTCGCAGCGGCGCGACCGCACATCGGCAGGACCGCGCATTCAGCGGCATGAGCGGCCACGCTGTGCCGTACTAACAGCGGCTACTTGTTTCCTTGACCGCGGGAACGGTGCTGGCGAGTGTCGGTCCTGGTGCCTGGCTCGTCGCTCTCGCTGCCCACGCTGCCCACGCTGCCCGGTGACGGGCCCGTGTGGCAACGCAGCGGGCCCGGTGACGGGCCCGTGTGGCAACGCAGCGGGCCCGGTGACGGGCCCGTGTGGCAACGCAGCGGGCCCGGTGACGGGCCCGTGTGGCAACGCAGCGTGGCGTTGCGTCGCGACCTGGCGACGGCTCGGCGGGGCGCGATCGTCTCGTGCGTTGGCGGACTACGGGAGCTTGGACGCGAGGACGTCGGCCGGCAGGATCTCGGGTGCTGCGCTGAGGAGGTGCTGGTTGGCCATCAGGGCTGCGACGATGGCGCCGTTGGCGTGGGCGTCGCGAGCGGCCTCGTCGGGGAATGCATCGAAGATCCAGAAGGTGTCGGCGTGGGTCCTGACCGCGAACCAGACAATCGTTCCTACTTCTTCGTTGGCGAGCGCGACAGCGCCGGCGAGCAGATCGGCGAGCGCGTCGTGCTGTCCATCGGCCGCGACGATCTTGGCGACGAAGGCATACGGAAGTGATGCGGGTGCAGACATGAGGGGTTCTCCTGGGTGTCGAGGTTTCTTGGTGAAGCGAGTTGAGCCTATGACGAGCAAGGGCATGTGAGAAGTGGCGTATACGGCAGTATTGCTATTGTTCGCGCCATGCGTATCGGACTGATCGCGATCGACGGCTGCTTCGGTTCGGCTGTCGCGTCGCTCATCGACATCGTGCGGGTGGCCGACGGAGCCCGCGGCGATGTCGACCCGCGGATCGAGCCGATCGAACTCGCCATCCTCGGACCGAAACGGAGAGTGACCACGACGGCATCGATGACCCTGTCGGTGGACCACCCGCTGTCGGAGTCCGCAGAGTTCGACGTGGTCGTCGTCCCTGCGCTTGGAACCCTCACGGCCGCCGCTACCCACGACGCCCTCCAGAGCCGAGATGTTCGTTCGGTCATCGCCTCGCTCGGGCGCCTCGACGAGGCGACCACCCGGATCGCCGCGGCGTGCACCGGCGTGTTCGCTGTCGCCGAGACCGGACGGATGCATCATCGGCGGGCGACGACCAGCTGGTTCCTGGGGCCGGAGTTCCTGAAGCGCTATCCGACCGTCGCCCTCGATCTCGACACCATGGTCGTGGTCGACGGGAACCTCGTCACCGCCGGCGCCGCGTTCGCCCACATTGACCTCGCGCTCTCACTCGTGCGATCGATCAGCCCCGACCTGGCCCAACATGTCGCCAAGCTCCTCATCATTGACGAGCGTCCGTCGCAGGCGGCCTTCGTCGCCTACGAACATCTCCGGCACGAGGACCCGATCGTCGTCGAGTTCGAACGCTTCGTGCGCGCCCGCCTGGACGAACCGTTCAACGTCGCCTTCGTCGCGCAGTCGCTCGGCACCAGCCGGCGCACCCTCGAACGACGAGTCCGTGCGGCGCTCAACCTCACTCCGCTCGGCTTCGTCCAACGGCTTCGCATCGAACGAGCTCGGCACCTCTCAGCAACCACGGACCTCACCTCCGCCGAGATCGCGCTACGGGTCGGCTACGCGAACGCCGAGACTCTGCGCTCCCTCCTGCGCAGGGAGCGACGCCGTTCCTGACCTATCGCCATGCCTGTAGCCGGTGTCCTAGTGCTCGACTGGAACCACCTCTCAGCACGTCGAGTCGACGCTTCTGCATCGCTCCTGGACGACCCACTCGACACGCCCGCAGCACAGGCCATGTGACGTGTCCCGGCTTCCCGGACGGTCGGGGTTGGGTGGCTGTGATGTCGCTGCGTTCTCGTCGAGGGGGTCAGCAGACTCGATCAGGGTCGATTGGGATGAGACGCGAAGGCGACCGGGGCGGCCGAAGCCGGCCGGCGGGGTAGCGTCGGTCACGTCGAGGTCTTTTGGATGGATGGCGTAGGAACCTCCATCGTCGGGAGACCTCGGCGTCTACCTGCGGACCGACGCGCCCGGCCGACCTACACCCTCATCTGGGAAGAGCCGAGTAGTTGCTTCGCACTGTCCGGTGGGTGCCCTGCGCCGCGGCGAGGCTTTCGCGAGTGACCATGCACCGACCGTCGTGGACGCGTTCGTCTGAATCGAGCGTCCCGTCCTCCACCAGGCGCTCCACGACGGCAACCGTCGTGCCGAGTGAACCGCCCCGGCAAGTCCGGAGACCCCGTTCCTTGGGAAGGATGGAGTCATGTCAGGGAGTACGTCGAAGAGGTACCCGGCCGAGCTGCGTGAGCGGGCG includes these proteins:
- a CDS encoding GlxA family transcriptional regulator — translated: MRIGLIAIDGCFGSAVASLIDIVRVADGARGDVDPRIEPIELAILGPKRRVTTTASMTLSVDHPLSESAEFDVVVVPALGTLTAAATHDALQSRDVRSVIASLGRLDEATTRIAAACTGVFAVAETGRMHHRRATTSWFLGPEFLKRYPTVALDLDTMVVVDGNLVTAGAAFAHIDLALSLVRSISPDLAQHVAKLLIIDERPSQAAFVAYEHLRHEDPIVVEFERFVRARLDEPFNVAFVAQSLGTSRRTLERRVRAALNLTPLGFVQRLRIERARHLSATTDLTSAEIALRVGYANAETLRSLLRRERRRS
- a CDS encoding putative quinol monooxygenase; the protein is MSAPASLPYAFVAKIVAADGQHDALADLLAGAVALANEEVGTIVWFAVRTHADTFWIFDAFPDEAARDAHANGAIVAALMANQHLLSAAPEILPADVLASKLP
- a CDS encoding PucR family transcriptional regulator, with protein sequence MGVDRLLALDGNAEEVERLIRDWLGDLLSYDRRHGTELVPTLAAYLDHGGKYADTSTTLAIHRNTLRYRISRITEISGHDLNDVEAQLNLHLATRAWRLRQAPVGEPLRNAVR
- a CDS encoding ATP-binding cassette domain-containing protein, with amino-acid sequence MGFGGRARFAVGVSSTLRGTRYFVVEQTGSDRQGQHVTTDATDGFVRVRGANENNLRNIDVDIPRNVMVAFTGISGSGKSSLAFGTLYAEAQRRYFESVAPYARRLLQQVGAPHVQEITDLPPAVALQQRRGAATSRSSVGTITTLSNLLRILYSRAGDYPAGAQHLAAEAFSPNTVAGACLRCHGLGVVHDVTEELLVPDPSLSIREGAIAAWPGAWQGANLRSIVMGLGIDVDKPWHSLRKRDRDWLLFTDEQPSVLIEPEPGRVDHGYYGKFWSARKHVMHVLADSTSERMRERAGRFVEEAPCPDCQGSGLRPEALAVTFRGCSIAEVNDLPFTALVALLRPVAERPAGADEVAARICTDLVARVEVLLDLGLGYLSLGRNSTTLSPGEAQRLRIATQLRSGLFGVVYVLDEPSAGLHPADAEPLLDVLDRLKASGNTLFVVEHDLDVVRRADWVVDIGPGAGEAGGRVLYSGPVAGLEDVTESATSAYLFGRAERLVHDARPPQGWLRLDGANKNNLRDLSVDIPLCVLTAVTGVSGSGKSTLVTQVLAEDPTALESFDRLVLVDQRPIGRTPRSNLATYTGMFDAVRKLYAATDAARARGYGAGRFSFNVPAGRCETCQGEGFVSVELLFLPGTYAPCPTCHGDRYNSETLEITYRDKNIAEVLALTVDDAATFLADVPAAVRSLRSLREVGLGYLRLGQPATELSGGEAQRIKLATELQRAHRGHTLYLLDEPTSGLHPADTALLLRQLHRLVDAGNTVVLVEHNLDAIATADWVIDLGPGGGDAGGRVVATGTPADIARAEGSATAPYLSRRLERT
- a CDS encoding low temperature requirement protein A, with translation MGEEHRMRDDGLGNADEQAAEDTADRSVGTLELFFDLVFVYAMSQVTVLMLADISWAGFGRGILALAAVWWAWACYAWLTNTSDHDGPGPRLLLFLAMAAMLMAAVALPQAFGARALVFALAFLAVRLIHVVLLALDVRGEADVGSAALRLVPTLLAGPAVLVAAAFFDTPERELLWIVAAVMDLSGPVLVGTTGWSVTPAYFVERHGLIIIIALGEAIVGVGAGAEADLPRPSVVTAVLLAVLIAAGLWWSYFGYLRGGAERRLRGTTDRERSRLARDSYSYLHLPLVAGVVFFALGVHEAVAAPGEPLHLLPAVALAGGVAMFYVGDVAYRWRDHHQLATGRLVAAVGAASLIPVAVVAPASAALAGLTLVCLLHTSWELWHHPAIGPVDDS